TTTTATCTGTGTGCCGTCCATACTTACCGTAAATTTACCGCTCTTTACATGCGCTCTAAGGGCGTCAACGATCTGTTCCTTGGTATTTTCACCGTTAACATATTGCATAAAAAAACGTTGATCATCTGTAAGTCCGCCGACGGTTTCATGTCTCATATTTGGCAACCTCGCCTCATTTTGGGCAATAATCTGCGCGGTTTTGAAGACTTCCGGTTTATCGGCAATTTCTTTCGTAAAACACGGAGGGGCTGTCGTAATTGAAAGAACCCCGCTAAATATAAATTGCAATACGGTTGCGTTGAGTTCGGTGCGAATGAAATCCTTGGGAACGTCTTCTAGAATCGGGAATGCAAGTTCAACGATCTCATCAAGTGTCTGAGGAACAGGCGCCGCCTTGACCATCTGCAGATAGCAAACGCACGCGATCCGGCCGGTCATGGTGGCTTTTTGATCCTGACGTGCCATGCCCACAAGGTCGAGCGCTTCGATAGACTTTTCCGTTTCGGCCTGGATTGGTTGTTCAAGTCCATAGTTAGCGATCAAACGCAACCCGGCAACACTCTCGGGGGACAAAGTTCGGTTCAGGCTGACACCTTCTTTGGCCAACAGGGTCATACGGAAGCGGCGATTGCTTATAAAATCAACATACTGTTCCTGGCGGACGGTATCGTTTATTTGAGACAGGATATCGGCAACGGCATCCGTCTGGTTTCCCAGATACATGGAAGGCAAATCGGCCTCGGCGAGGTACGTCAGGCCATATTTCCCAGCCTTATCCATGAATTCATAGAAGTAACTCGGTTCGTTGACGGCCTCCAAGTGGTCATGCAATAGATAGTTGTCATCAAGTTCTTGCAGAATCTTGATTTCGTTCTCTAACGTCTTTTTATAGGGGTCACTCGCCGTTTTGATGTTTTCGGAAACAAAGTTCAGCATGCGGCGTGCTTCGAATACTTTTTCGTCCAGATCGTCAAAATTCTTACCGTGATAACGCATCATATCGCGGATCGTCTTTACGGCGTTCCATCCAGGTAATGTGTTGTAGCTGATATAGGCGATGCCGTTATGCGACAAGTTTTCACCACAAATTTCCAGCAATCGTTCTTGAACATCGCTTGCCACCCATGAGTAGAAGCCATGGGCGATGATATAGTCGAATTTTCGTCCTTTGAGGTCTATATCGAGAATGGATATTTCTTCCAGATCCAGGTTTTCAAGACCCAAGGCTGTCGCTGTTTTTCGCGCCCGATCTATCTGGTTTTTCGACAGATCGACGCCCAGAAAACCGGAATCCGGGTAACGCGCCGCCAATGGGATAACATTGCCGCCGCTGGCGCAACCAATTTCAAGTATTTGGG
The nucleotide sequence above comes from Alphaproteobacteria bacterium. Encoded proteins:
- a CDS encoding class I SAM-dependent methyltransferase; its protein translation is MTTYDSAPYPSNCYRYSAPESLSAIAILFGMVPPELRNSQILEIGCASGGNVIPLAARYPDSGFLGVDLSKNQIDRARKTATALGLENLDLEEISILDIDLKGRKFDYIIAHGFYSWVASDVQERLLEICGENLSHNGIAYISYNTLPGWNAVKTIRDMMRYHGKNFDDLDEKVFEARRMLNFVSENIKTASDPYKKTLENEIKILQELDDNYLLHDHLEAVNEPSYFYEFMDKAGKYGLTYLAEADLPSMYLGNQTDAVADILSQINDTVRQEQYVDFISNRRFRMTLLAKEGVSLNRTLSPESVAGLRLIANYGLEQPIQAETEKSIEALDLVGMARQDQKATMTGRIACVCYLQMVKAAPVPQTLDEIVELAFPILEDVPKDFIRTELNATVLQFIFSGVLSITTAPPCFTKEIADKPEVFKTAQIIAQNEARLPNMRHETVGGLTDDQRFFMQYVNGENTKEQIVDALRAHVKSGKFTVSMDGTQIKPNTDELKEYLSKYVETQLALFGANALLTKKK